The Salmo salar chromosome ssa06, Ssal_v3.1, whole genome shotgun sequence sequence TACCGTTGTAAAGACAGCATTTAAaagattattaatattattatttttttttttacaaatacacAAGCCATTCTGTGAGCTATATGGTGTATAGATAACTGAATATAATGATCCAATCAATGAATCGAAAGGATACAAGTAATGGGAGTCTGGAATTCTTCCAAGCAGACCGTGCACGATATTATTCCTGTGTTTCGAGTGCGTTCCCTGAAAAGAGAAAAGAAAATGTGCATTTGAATAGGGTGTTAGGATATGTATCAACATGTAATCACTAATCATATTTTACAGCCAAACCATATACTGTTCCAACACAACCAAGTGAACTTACATTTTGACATCACAGGACTTCTCGTGGTTACAAAAGGGACAGGTGAATTGGGTGTCCAAGTTACCAGTCAGTTTCTTTTTGGGAGGTGGCTTCCTCTTTGATTTTCGGCGTCCCATTCTCGATCTACAATCTGTAAAATACAATAGCTAAATTTTACAAAACAAGTTCTGTTGACGGTCAAATTCAATAAATAATTAGGTCAATCGTGTTAGCTAGCATATATTATATCTACTGTATGGTGCTGATATATGATTTTGGGCAAAAAGTCATATGCTGCGGTCATCTCGAAATCTCGGAAAATACTACTTGTAAACTGGGAACAACGAGATGTGTGGGTTCATGTGCTTTGAACTCGTTGAGAATGCCGATTGCTGGTTAATGGCAAACAAACTGTGTCAACCATGGACGAAAAACTACAGCTTTCATGCTCATAGACATATTAGTGTTAAAATAACACTTTTATAAatcatgttttgttgttgaatttAACAGCTGACATTGCTGTTATCGAGGTATTGGCCTTAGTAGTTGATGTCAGAGACAGAGTTAATCATATGGGCAGTCCAGCAAATTGGAGCACAGGGATGACAGACACGTTTCCCATGAGTAATTACGAGTTGGAGGTGCGTTGAAATAGATTTTCCCTAGTCCTATGCCCCTATTTGCAAATTTACGAGATGTTATAAATGCATCAATATTCTGCCGCTATAGACCATCTGCTAGTACGCATGTGCGAGCTAATACGTTACTCTTGTGTAAACAAACACATTTTTGGACCGTATTTTCCACATAAattcaaattatattttattttcgCTCATTTAAAAAAGTCAGATGTCGATGATTAATGTTACTATTCTCTTGTTGGAGCCATGTTCACACTACACAAATATGTAGTAACTAGTTCCCCGCCATCGCGCAT is a genomic window containing:
- the LOC106601365 gene encoding transcription elongation factor 1 homolog, which produces MGRRKSKRKPPPKKKLTGNLDTQFTCPFCNHEKSCDVKMERTRNTGIISCTVCLEEFQTPITYLSEPVDVYSDWIDACEAANQ